Proteins encoded together in one Vigna angularis cultivar LongXiaoDou No.4 chromosome 5, ASM1680809v1, whole genome shotgun sequence window:
- the LOC108339606 gene encoding cytokinin riboside 5'-monophosphate phosphoribohydrolase LOG1 has translation MIEKTLCEKKGNMEGEETEIKEQSRFKRICVFCGSSPGNKTGYKDAAVELGKELVSRNIDLVYGGGSIGLMGLVSQAVYDGGRHVIGVIPKTLMPREITGETVGEVMAVADMHQRKAEMARHSDAFIALPGGYGTLEELLEVITWAQLGIHDKPVGLLNVDGYYNSLLSFIDKAVEEGFISPKARHIIVSSPSSKELVKKMEEYFPQHERVASKLSWETEQIDYS, from the exons ATGATAGAGAAGACACTGTGTGAGAAAAAAGGAAACATGGAGGGTGAAGAAACTGAGATAAAAGAACAATCCAGGTTCAAGAGGATTTGTGTGTTCTGCGGAAGTAGCCCTGGGAACAAGACTGGCTATAAGGATGCTGCTGTTGAGCTTGGGAAAGAGTTG GTGTCAAGAAATATTGATCTGGTTTATGGAGGAGGCAGCATTGGTTTGATGGGGCTGGTTTCCCAGGCTGTTTATGACGGGGGTCGCCATGTAATAGG GGTTATTCCCAAGACACTCATGCCAAGAGAG ATCACTGGAGAGACAGTGGGGGAAGTGATGGCAGTAGCAGACATGCATCAAAGAAAAGCAGAGATGGCTCGCCACTCTGATGCCTTTATTGCCTTACCCG GTGGCTATGGAACACTTGAGGAGCTTCTTGAGGTCATAACTTGGGCTCAGCTTGGCATCCATGATAAACCA GTGGGGTTGCTGAATGTAGATGGATACTACAATTCCTTGTTGTCTTTCATTGACAAAGCTGTGGAGGAAGGCTTCATTAGCCCCAAAGCTCGTCACATAATTGTATCTTCCCCATCATCAAAAGAGCTTGTCAAAAAGATGGAG GAATATTTTCCACAGCATGAAAGAGTTGCCTCTAAGCTGAGCTGGGAAACTGAGCAGATAGATTACTCCTAA
- the LOC108339850 gene encoding uncharacterized protein LOC108339850, which produces MGFGRTSTSRSGDYLEGMLNDYVGGRNKVKAQKVSSTKFVAALTCLQFFFAVYATFLLYYMGPSIDLRTKPEFTWATKIAQQWKQLMITPHVIGRYQEAASSLVMEGVLPTSPSQVCENEKIDFQQKKSNDVQMIKLKRDLYDEVLNFQSKTFGTETLQELMAMKSKWDLKGPNSPKITVLLNHFKRKTLCAQLDSLLQQTLPFHHAWVLSFGSPNEASLRRIVETYNDSRISFISSSYDFKYYGRFQMALQTDADLVYVIDDDMIPGRKMLQILAHVAGTEKYKNSVLGSIGRILPFRQKDFTFPSYRKFRSKEAGLYLPDPAYDITVDKIVQVDFLSSSWFLSADLVKTLFIETPFTFSTGEDLHLSYQLQKYKNAGSFVLPVDPKDKETWGDSEHRLAYVSETTVIFKDIVQVRDDQWWKALSTGYVTQWAAMYPQKVDALFYAHSVDEVKVLAPLLEKFRSTVGKKAYIVVSGGSFCTCEDAATALKWPTMVCKERRFKIFDLAIGSLSGVSDSEAPVIHAVYTSMKGLIKIHNPSVVITVADINPHVRKALKMASETNSNATTLVLLPRASVSQVLWMADLRSTALPNWNRMRISVNIITQNRANSLTRLLKSLSNAYYLGDEIPITFNMDSRVDEETIRVVGSFEWPHGPKTLRRRIIQGGLIRAVSESWYPSSDDDFGLLLEDDIEVSPYYYLWIKYALMAYHYDPQVSLPELSSISLYTPKLVEVVKERPKWNATEFFKHIHPNTPYLHQLPCSWGAVFFPKHWREFYVYMNMRFTEDAKSNPVQIPKSRTNGWQASWKKFLIDMMYLRGYVSLYPNFPQQSSFSTNHMEPGAHISAKDNVVKHNIQDFEVPLLKEDFRNLLPAMKMPPASKLPSLNLFNQPVSLKGLKAAGAKLGQDVLRCNNVTEVVAVDQDTGLPRTCSKF; this is translated from the exons ATGGGTTTTGGTCGAACTTCGACCTCGAGAAGTGGAGATTACTTGGAAGGGATGCTTAATGACTATGTTGGAGGAAGAAACAAAGTGAAGGCTCAGAAAGTTTCCTCCACAAAGTTTGTTGCAGCACTCACTTGTCTTCAGTTTTTCTTTGCAGTTTATGCAACATTCTTATTGTATTACATGGGGCCTTCCATTGATTTAAGAACCAAACCAGAGTTCACATGGGCTACCAAAATTGCCCAACAGTGGAAACAACTTATGATCACACCCCACGTTATTGGCCGCTACCAAGAAGCTGCTTCCTCTCTCGTCATGGAGGGTGTTCTTCCCACAAGTCCGTCACAGGTGTGTGAGAATGAGAAGATAGACTTCCAGCAAAAGAAGTCCAATGATGTCCAAATGATCAAGTTAAAGAGAGATTTATACGATGAGGTGTTGAACTTCCAAAGCAAAACATTTGGCACTGAGACTCTTCAGGAGCTTATGGCAATGAAATCTAAATGGGACTTGAAGGGTCCAAACAGCCCAAAAATCACTGTATTGCTGAACCACTTCAAGAGAAAGACACTCTGTGCTCAGCTTGATTCTTTGCTCCAACAGACCCTTCCTTTCCATCATGCTTGggttctttcatttgggagccCCAATGAGGCCTCATTGAGGAGAATTGTGGAGACCTATAATGACTCAAGAATCAGCTTCATAAGCTCAAGCTATGATTTCAAGTACTATGGAAGGTTCCAAATGGCTCTTCAGACTGATGCTGATCTTGTGTACGTTATTGATGATGACATGATTCCTGGaaggaagatgttgcagattTTGGCGCACGTGGCTGGGACAGAAAAATACAAGAATTCTGTTTTGGGGAGTATTGGAAGGATTTTGCCTTTTAGACAGAAGGATTTCACGTTTCCAAGTTACAGAAAATTTCGATCTAAGGAAGCAGGGTTGTATTTACCCGATCCTGCTTACGATATCACAGTTGATAAAATTGTGCAGGTGGATTTTCTATCTAGTTCATGGTTTCTCTCTGCTGATCTTGTTAAGACACTGTTCATTGAGACACCTTTTACCTTCTCAACTGGTGAAGATCTGCACCTCAG CTATCAGCTTCAGAAGTACAAAAATGCTGGTTCCTTTGTTCTTCCAGTAGACCCTAAGGACAAGGAAACTTGGGGAGATAGTGAACACAGGCTTGCATATGTATCTGAAACCACAGTGATTTTCAAGGACATAGTTCAGGTCAGAGATGATCAATGGTGGAAAGCACTATCCACTGGTTATGTGACTCAATGGGCTGCAATGTACCCACAAAAAGTTGATGCACTCTTCTATGCTCACTCGGTTGATGAAGTGAAAGTGCTGGCACCACTTCTTGAAAAATTTAGGTCCACAGTTGGCAAGAAGGCCTACATTGTTGTCTCTGGAGGCAGTTTCTGCACTTGTGAAGATGCTGCAACAGCTCTCAAATGGCCTACAATGGTCTGCAAAGAACGTCGATTCAAGATTTTTGATTTGGCCATTGGATCACTTTCTGGGGTATCAGACTCAGAGGCACCAGTGATACACGCAGTGTATACCAGCATGAAGGGTTTGATCAAAATTCACAACCCCAGTGTAGTGATCACTGTTGCTGACATTAACCCTCATGTGAGAAAAGCTCTTAAGATGGCCTCAGAAACCAACTCAAACGCTACCACATTGGTTCTTTTACCCAGGGCATCAGTGTCTCAAGTTCTCTGGATGGCTGATCTGCGTTCAACAGCATTACCAA ATTGGAATCGGATGAGGATTTCTGTGAACATCATCACCCAAAACAGAGCCAATTCACTAACAAGGCTTCTGAAATCTCTAAGCAATGCCTACTATCTTGGAGATGAAATTCCCATTACCTTCAACATGGATAGCAGGGTAGATGAGGAAACTATAAGAGTAGTAGGTTCATTTGAGTGGCCTCATGGACCCAAAACCCTGAGAAGGAGAATAATCCAAGGTGGTCTCATTCGTGCTGTGAGTGAAAGTTGGTATCCATCATCAGATGATGACTTTGGTCTCCTACTGGAAGATGACATTGAAGTTTCCCCTTACTACTACCTATGGATCAAATATGCACTCATGGCTTACCACTATGACCCTCAAGTTTCTCTCCCAGAGCTCTCCTCCATCTCCCTCTACACTCCAAAGCTCGTTGAAGTTGTCAAAGAGAGACCAAAATGGAATGCCACAGAATTCTTCAAACACATTCACCCCAACACACCTTACCTTCACCAATTACCATGCAGCTGGGGGGCAGTGTTCTTCCCCAAGCATTGGAGAGAGTTCTATGTATACATGAACATGAGGTTCACTGAGGATGCCAAATCCAACCCtgttcaaattccaaaatctaGAACAAATGGATGGCAGGCTTCATGGAAGAAGTTCCTGATAGACATGATGTACCTGAGAGGGTATGTCAGTCTCTACCCAAATTTCCCTCAACAATCAAGCTTTTCAACCAACCATATGGAGCCAGGGGCACATATCAGTGCAAAAGACAACGTTGTTAAGCATAACATACAGGACTTTGAGGTGCCACTACTGAAAGAAGACTTCAGAAACTTGTTGCCAGCAATGAAGATGCCTCCAGCATCAAAGCTCCCATCTTTAAACCTCTTCAATCAACCAGTTTCTCTGAAGGGTCTCAAAGCTGCTGGAGCTAAGCTGGGACAGGATGTGCTAAGATGCAACAATGTCACTGAGGTTGTGGCTGTTGATCAAGACACGGGTCTACCTCGTACCTGCTCCAAATTCTGA
- the LOC108340817 gene encoding GATA transcription factor 11, whose protein sequence is MKDWLFFDKNFNGLSDNLLDDVMDIEFFDFPFEDVETDDGAEQDWNAQFKFLEEPSLGIFPGQSSQLCAHTQNENVKVETSFYASTAKTAGPKYSKNVPIQKVSFTAKDLHQFQTNSPVSVFENSSSSSSVENSNLELPAIPTKRPRSKRRPLSNITLLYSIPFIFTSPVFQKSEFEAQPFGKFSSVIKKQRKKNIPMVGNKIEMKKSSSEESVGIRKCMHCEVTKTPQWREGPMGPKTLCNACGVRYRSGRLFAEYRPAASPTFVASLHSNSHKKVLEIRNRDTHVTVK, encoded by the exons ATGAAGGACTGGTTGTTTTTCGACAAGAATTTTAATGGTTTGTCGGACAACCTACTCGATGATGTCATGGACATCGAGTTTTTCGATTTCCCCTTTGAAGACGTGGAAACTGATGATGGTGCGGAGCAAGATTGGAATGCTCAGTTCAAATTCCTTGAAGAGCCTTCACTGGGAATTTTTCCTGGACAATCGTCTCAACTCTGTGCTCATACTCAAAATGAGAATGTGAAAGTCGAAACGAGTTTCTATGCTTCT ACAGCGAAGACGGCAGGTCCTAAATATAGCAAAAATGTTCCTATCCAGAAAGTCTCTTTCACTGCAAAAGATTTGCACCAATTCCAAACTAACAGCCCAGTTTCTGTTTTTGAAAACAGTAGTAGTAGTTCTTCGGTTGAGAACTCTAACTTGGAGTTACCTGCTATCCCAACAAAGCGTCCCCGAAGCAAACGCAGGCCTCTCTCAAACATCACCCTACTATACTCCATTCCTTTCATCTTTACTTCACcagtttttcaaaaatcagAATTTGAAGCACAACcatttgggaaattttcaagcGTGATAAAAAAGCAGAGGAAAAAGAACATTCCCATGGTAGGTAACAAAATTGAGATGAAGAAATCCTCATCAGAGGAATCAGTTGGTATCAGAAAATGCATGCACTGTGAGGTGACAAAGACACCACAATGGAGAGAGGGACCAATGGGTCCAAAGACCCTATGCAACGCTTGTGGAGTTCGGTACCGCTCTGGCAGGCTCTTTGCTGAATACCGTCCTGCAGCTAGCCCCACTTTTGTAGCATCATTGCACTCTAACTCTCACAAGAAGGTCTTAGAAATTAGAAACAGAGACACCCATGTGACAGTTAAATGA
- the LOC108338836 gene encoding protein-tyrosine sulfotransferase, which yields MDPTLKLCAFFLVLVGLVNGSFAENDFAQCESVVKRWTRTSLDEETTKEDKHMLRDLLFFLHVPRTGGRTYFHCFLKKLYPSYLECPRSYDKLRFDPSKPKCRLLVTHDDYSMTSKLPRERTSVVTILRDPVDRVFSTYEFSIEVAARFLVHPNLTSATKMALRLSSKTKGVSTLDIWPWKYLVPWMREDLFARRDARYSRGQNINESNDSYDMEDFAMPLQEYINDPVAVDVVHNGATFQVAGLTNNSYIAEAHEVRHCVQKYKTLGKYVLQVAKKRLDDMLYVGLTEEHRESATKFANVVGTQVISQLNAPKSSLETTDNTERSSFSNSDLDTIEHQNSTLNREGSEVTTSEGGEATESNMTVGELMDAYELCIANLRKAQSRRRIASLKRISPVNFTKEARLQVPEEVLHEIRSLNDLDLQLYEYARAIFNKQHKTSLLINEDSWDNFSSAYGLWRVVTLAITFVFFFFIFLLIVNARRRTWKVKK from the exons ATGGATCCTACTCTCAAGCTCTGCGCCTTCTTCCTCGTTCTTGTCGGATTAG TGAACGGTTCTTTTGCGGAAAATGATTTTGCACAGTGCGAAAGCGTTGTTAAGAGATGGACACGTACTTCGCTAGATGAGGAAACGACAAAGGAGGATAAACATATGCTGAGGGATTTGCTGTTTTTCTTGCATGTTCCTCGAACGGGAGGGAGAACGTATTTTCACTG ttttttgaaaaagttgtatCCCAGCTATCTGGAGTGTCCTCGCTCTTATGATAAGTTGCGCTTTGATCCAAG TAAACCAAAATGCAGGCTGTTAGTTACACATGATGACTATAGCATGACATCCAAACTTCCAAGGGAGAGAACTTCTGTTGTTACCATACTTAGGGATCCAGTTGACCGTGTATTTAGTACATATGAATTTTCAATAGAGGTTGCAGCTAGATTTTTGGTGCATCCAAACTTGACCTCTGCAACAAAGATGGCTCTACGCTTAAGCTCTAAGACTAAAGGAGTAAGCACACTGGATATATGGCCGTGGAAGTATCTCGTTCCATGGATGAGAGAAGATCTATTTGCTAGg AGAGATGCCAGGTATAGTAGGGGACAGAATATCAATGAGAGCAATGATTCTTATGACATGGAAGATTTTGCAATGCCATTACAAGAATACATCAATGATCCTGTGGCTGTGGATGTTGTACATAATGGAGCCACATTCCAG GTTGCAGGTTTGACAAACAATTCTTATATAGCAGAGGCACATGAAGTGCGCCATTGTGTACAGAAATACAAAACCCTTGGTAAATATGtgctacaagttgcaaag AAGAGACTGGATGATATGTTGTACGTTGGTCTAACAGAGGAACACAGAGAATCTGCAACGAAATTTGCAAATGTGGTTGGTACTCAAGTGATATCACAGCTCAATGCCCCGAAGTCTAGCCTGGAAACTACTGATAATACAG AAAGGAGTTCATTTTCGAATTCTGATCTGGATACCATTGAACATCAG AATAGCACCTTGAACAGGGAAGGAAGTGAGGTTACTACAAGTGAAGGGGGAGAAGCAACAGAATCTAAT ATGACTGTTGGAGAACTAATGGATGCTTATGAACTCTGTATTGCCAATTTACGGAAGGCTCAGTCACGCCGACGTATAGCTTCCTTGAAGAGGATTTCTCCAGTGAACTTTACAAAGGAG GCACGTCTTCAGGTTCCTGAAGAGGTTCTCCATGAGATACGATCTCTTAATGACCTCGACTTGCAGCTCTACGAATATGCAAGAGCCATTTTCAATAAACAACATAAAACGTCGTTACTGATTAATGAG GATAGTTGGGACAACTTTAGCTCTGCATATGGCCTCTGGAGGGTCGTTACACTAGCAATtacttttgtctttttctttttcatattcttaCTAATTGTAAACGCGAGAAGAAGAACGTGGAAAGTTAAGAAGTGA